AGATAATCTTGTACTTGAGATTAGCTCCACGCCATATATTTTCACTTTTAAATTATACGATTGGCTACGACTTGATCTTGAAGGAAAACCAAGGCCTCTAAATATTGAAAGAGGGTTTAAAAATCTGGATTTCAACAGAAAAGGAGATGTAATCAACAAAGAGCATATTTCAATCCCTGCTGTGATTAAGCGAGGAGAAGATTGGAAGCTGATACATTTGCCTACACATAAAGAACATTTTTATGATGTGCACAGGTATGAATTTCATGCAATAATTGAAGTTCAAACAAATAATCAATGCCATATTCTGATGTTGGTTGAAGGAAGCTCTCTTATTCTGGAAACAGAAAATGGAATGAAGCAGAGATTTAATTTTGCTGAAACCTTTGTTGTTCCTGCTGCATGTGGAACGTACAAATTGATAAACGAAAATAACACTCTGTGCAAAGTAGTTAAAGCATTTGTGAAATCTGAAAAAGTATAGAAATGACTAAAAGGAAAGTAATATTAATAAGTTTTATCTCTGCTTTAGGTGGACTGTTATTTGGATTCGACACAGCAGTAATTTCCGGAACCATCAGATTAGTGAGTAATGAGTTCGTTTTAGGTGTTGACCTAGAAGGATGGTTTGTAAGTTCAGCTATTGTAGGATGTGTAATAGGAGTTGCCTTAGCCGGTGTAATTAGTGATTTTTTTGGCAGAAAGAAGATCTTAATTGCATCAGCAATATTCTTTACAGTTTCTGCAATAGGATGTGCCTTAGCAAAATCTATAACCACCTTGATTATATTCAGATTAGTTGGTGGTACCGGTATTGGTTTAGCTTCAATATTATCGCCAATGTATATTGCTGAATTATCTCCCTCAAAACTCAGAGGTAGATTAGTTGCATTATATCAACTGGCAATAACTATAGGAATTCTTTCTGCTTACCTTTCCAATTCATACATCGTTAATTTGTTTCCTCAGGAAAATGAAGATGTATGGAGATGGATGTTTGCTACTGAAACTGTACCGGCACTACTGTTTTTGATTATGCTCATATTTATTCCGGAAAGCCCAAGATGGCTGCTATCAAAGAATAGAATTGAGGAAGCAAAAGCTATTCTATATAGATATTTGCATAAAGATGAAGCAAATAATCAAGTTAGCTAT
The Bacteroidota bacterium DNA segment above includes these coding regions:
- a CDS encoding sugar porter family MFS transporter — its product is MTKRKVILISFISALGGLLFGFDTAVISGTIRLVSNEFVLGVDLEGWFVSSAIVGCVIGVALAGVISDFFGRKKILIASAIFFTVSAIGCALAKSITTLIIFRLVGGTGIGLASILSPMYIAELSPSKLRGRLVALYQLAITIGILSAYLSNSYIVNLFPQENEDVWRWMFATETVPALLFLIMLIFIPESPRWLLSKNRIEEAKAILYRYLHKDEANNQVSYSILQQKENRNIFELLRNKSLLFLLFIGAALAAFSQLSGINAIIYFGPDILSNAGLTLSDSLGGQVSIGIVNVLFTFIAILKIDSWGRKPLLLSGIIGVFISLVMCGFYFLFNLENTLLIIILITAFIACFAFSYGPVTWIIISEIYPTKVRGTAMSIATLSLWITNVLIAQFFPRINAWSNGGAFIIFAGITLIAFFFVKRYIPETKNMSLEDIEKQLA